The Methanosarcina acetivorans C2A genome includes the window CGAGAAAAAATAAAATCTAAAAATTTACCCTATCAAACAGTGAGGATTCAATTTCATGAGCAGGAAATCAACTTATCCGAAAGTTATGTGCACGCAGCACCCGGACTCTGCGTCAAGGTATATTTCCACGCAGGAAGAGCCCGGGGAAGCCATTGAGGCTGCGGTGGTATTCGGCTGTGACGAGTATATGCCGGATTATGAGGGAAAGGCAACTCCCTATCATCAGAATGTCCAGATCGTATCCAGATTAATAGAAGAAACAGACCTGGTGCCCGGAAAAGATGTTTTTATCACGCCGAGGGCTCCGAGTGCAGTCCAGGAAAACAGGTTCAGACAGCTTATGGTCATGATGTCTATCGCCGAAGCCAACCACGGAGCCCTTGAATACTCGGACGTCCAGGCAATCAATGAATTCGTGCATCCCATGACAGGCACGGTAAGGGAAATCCTTGATGCCCAGCAGCATATGGTAGACGTTAGTGAGCTTGCAAAAAAAGAATTCGGGTTTGCAATGGAGGTCCCGCGTATAATTCCTCTTATAGAAGACGCTCCCGCCCTTCTGCACGCAAAGGAACTTACCGAAAACACGCTTCTTGCCTGGAAAGAGCGTTTCGGGACAGTCCCCGAAAAATTCAGGGTCTTCCTGGGCAAGTCCGACTCCGCTCTTTCTTTCGGGCATGTGGCAAGCACCCTTTCTTGCAAATACGCCATAAACGGACTTTCCGAACTTAACTTCGAACTCGAAACCGAAACAGGCATCGTCTTCGGAGCCGGGACCCTGCCTTTCAGAGGGCACCTGGACCTGAAAAATGCGGAAAATTTCTTCAGGGAATACAGGGGCATAGGAACAATCACCCTGCAGTCCGCTCTCAGGTACAGCCATGAAAAAGGGGATGCTGAAGCCCTGGTAGACCTTGCAAAGGAGAAACTTCCCGAAATCCCCGAGCTCTTTTCCGCTGAAGAAAAAGAAGAACTCGTAAACCTTATAGGGATTTTCGGGACAAGATACAGCCTCATCATCCGGGAACTGGCCTCTACCATAAACCGGCTTTCCGACCTCCTCCCCCAGCAGCGGGACCGCCTGATGCACAGGGGAAGCGGCGGTTATTCACGGAGCGCTCCCGATATTTCAGGCATAGTAAGCCTCTGCCGTACCGACATCGGAAAAGAACTATTGGCAAGCATGCCTGCAGAAGACCTGCACCTCCCTAGGGCCATCAAATTTACCGGGGCTCTCTACTCCATAGGTCTTCCTCCCGAATTCATAGGTACCGGGGCAGCTCTCAACGAAGCCCGGGAAAAGCTTGGCGATGAGGCATGCGAAAGGCTGCTTACGAAATATTTCCCCTCCCTTGTCAGCGACCTGAATTTTGCAACCGGGTACCTAGACCTCAATGTGGCTTCTCGCTTCCTTTCCGGAGCCTGCTTCAAGGAGGTCAGTAAAGATATCGAGATCCTGCATGAGACCCTTGGTCTCGAAACCCATCCCGAACCTTCATACCGCATCCTGCTCGAGATGATGCAGCCTGAACTCCTGCAGGCTGGGACCTCAGGGAACTGTATGGACGAGGAGGTTTCACAGCTCGTATGCTCGACCCTTACCAAAATGGGAAAAATAAGAAAGGCGCTGGGTTGAGGGTAAAAATTCCCTTTACCCTTTGAAGCCGGTTTAAATCAATTCTTCACAGGACGCCTCCGCCAGCTTTTCTGCCGGCCCTGCAAAAAAAGAAATAAAAAAGAGCTTTAGGACGAGTGTACTTCAAGTAGAATTTACTCTTTCTTTACCATTTGCCGCATGAACTTTGATTTTTCTGCTCTTTTTCTTCTTTTTTTGTCTTCCTGGGAAAGACAGCTCTCCTGCGTCTCTTTATTTTACCATTGTTTTTAGTTAGCCCTCTTGATCGAAACTCACTTTTCCAATAATAGTCTGCTTGATCGAAACTCACTTTTCCAATAATAGTCTGCTTGATCGAAACTCACTTTTCCAATAATAGTCTGCTTGATCGAAACTCACTTTTCCAATAATAGTCTGCTTGATCGAAACTCACTTTTCCAATAATAGTCTGCTTGATCGAAACTCACTTTTCCAATAATAGTCTGCTTGATCGAAACTCACTTTTCCAATAATAGTCTGCTTGATCGAAACTCACTTTTCCAATAATAGTCTGCTTGATCGAAACTCACTTTTCCAATAATAGTCTGCTTGATCGAAACTCACTTTTCCAATAATAGTCTGCTTGAGCGGAGCGAAACAGACAGCGCACTGCAGAGTCGCAACTCTGCCGAAACAGACAGCAGGCTCCCGAATCGCAATTCGGGCAGCGAAACTCGGGATTTGAAAAACAGCTATAAGGCAAAAAATAACAGCCTGGAAAAGACAAAAACCAGCTAAAAAACAAAACCCGAATAAATAGAAAACTTATACTTAAAGTAGCCTTATAATACATTTCATGAATCCTAAAACGATCCTGCCCTTTATCCTTATCTTCACAATTCTTTTCTCTGGCTGTACCGATTTTTACGGGGAAAAACCCTCTAAAGAGTTCACCGAATTTTCCCTTGATTCCTCTCCTGTAAAGTATGTTTCTGTTAACGGAATCGAGCTCGGATACAGGGAATTCGGATCAGGAGAGCCTCTTCTGTTGATAATGGGCTTTGGCGGGAAAATGGATACCTGGAACAAAACCTTTGTATGGGAGCTGGCGCAGGATTACAGGGTAATCACATTCGATAATAGAGGAGTTGGGTACTCTTCGGATTCCGGGGAAAATTATTCCCTTGAACTGTTTGCAAGTGATACTGCAGGCCTGCTTGATGCACTTGAAATTTCGAAAGCAAATGTCTTCGGAACCTCAATGGGGGCATCGATTGCCCAGGAACTAGCCATCAATTACCCGGAAAAGGTTGACAAGCTTATTTTCTCATCGGCATTCTACAGCGTTAATGCCCCTGAAGCCAGTCTTCTCAAAACTATGTTTGAATACTTTGCCGGTAATTCGGCAATGAGCCCACTAATACGAGAACAGGCAGATGCAAACCTGAGATGGAATGGCACCTACGAACGCCTGCCGGAAATAAAGGGTAGAACCCTGCTTCTGGTCGGTACGGAAGACGAGTACACTCCTCCGGGGATTTCACTTGCAATGGCAGAGCAGATTCCGGAAGCAGAGCTCATTGTCTTTGAGAGGGTAAAACACTCTGGAGAGCGTTATTTCCCGGAAAAATATTCAAGGGAAATCCTGAATTTCCTTAAAAAACGAACATGAATAAATCTGACATTTTACGAGCCCCATAAAACAAAAAATACTCCCACTTTCAGTTTCATTTCATGCAGCAAACTGCGCTACAGCCTATTTGAACCTCTGGACGTCAATGGATTTGGAAATGTAACCGCTGAATCCTGTCTTAAGAAACTTATCTTCGTCCCCTCGCATGGCATGGGCTGTAAGAGCAATAACCGGAATCTTTACCATCCATTTTTTATGCGAGAAGCACCTTTACGTTTTAAACCGGCTCTGAACTGATTTGCGTAAGCCCTTTTTCTTTACAGTTACCATACTTTTCAGCTCCCAACATTTTCCATTCATCAGAAACTACAGTTACCCGAAAAAATACCCCTGATCCAATATGTCTGACAATAATCAATTCTGTCCCCCGGAAGTCCTTTCCCCAGTAGGCGACAACGAAGCCCTTCTCGGCGCAATCAAGGGAGGAGCAGATGCCGTTTATCTCGGAGTTGGCGAATTCAATGCCCGCCAGGGTGCTAAAAACTTCACCGTTGAGGACCTGGAGTCAGCCGTTGATCTGGCCCATTCTCACGGAGTCCTTGTTTACCTTGCTCTCAACATCCCGATCAAACAAAAAGAGCTTCAGCACACGCTTGAAATCGTTGACAGGGCATACGCAGTCGGGGTCGATGCAATTATCCTGCAGGACCTCGGGCTCCTCAGGCTTTTGAAGGAGATCTATCCCGACCTCGCCCTTCACGCAAGCACGCAGATGACCATCCACAACAAAGAGGGCGTGGACTTTGCAACAGAGCTTGGAGCAAATAGAGTGATCGTTTCCAGGGAACTGACCACTGCCGAGGTAAAAGATATTGTGGAACACTCAAAAGTGGGGATCGAAGTCTTTGTCCATGGCGCTCTCTGCTATTCCTATTCAGGCAAATGCCTCTTCAGCAGTTTCCTGCACGACCGGAGTGCAAACAGGGGTGCCTGTGCCCAGCCCTGCCGGCGCAGGTACAGTTTCCTTGTAAACGGCAGGGAAATTGACGAAAGGCATATCGGAGGAAGTTACCCCATAAGCTGTGCCGAACTTTCCACTCTCACCGGGCTTGAGGAGATAGTAAAGACCGGGGTCGTAAGCCTGAAAATCGAAGGCAGGATGAAAAAACCCGAGTATGTAACCGCAAGTGCTGCTGCCTACAAAGCTGCAGTAGATGCCATCTGCAACCCCGGAGCTAACCCGACAAAGGAAGAACTCGAAGCAAGAGAAGCCGAGCTTGCAAAACTCTTTTACAGGGGTTTTACTCGGGGCTTCATCCTCGGGGAAAAGGACGTGTCCCACCCCAAATACAGCTCCAACTACGGTGCCTTCCTCGGAAAAGTCCTGGACCTCTCCCGTTCCAAAGGGAATACAAAACTCACAGTCCGGCTTGAAGAAAATATCCGGGTAAAAGACGGCATAAGCGTCTTCACGCGGGAAAGAATGCTCGGATCCGCAGTAACGGGCATTATCACAATTTCAGGAGAGCACGTGAAAAGTGCCCTAAAAGGCGAAAAAGTCGGGCTTGAGATCAGCTCAAAGACCGGCAGAGCCGTCCAGCGGGGAGACGAACTCTACCTCACGACTGACACCCAGCTCCTTGATACCCTTCAGAAAACAAAATTAAAAGCCCTTCCCGTAAGCCTAAAAGCAAAAGCCCGAAAAGGAGAACGGTTTACGGTTGAAATCGGGGCAGAAAACAAAAAAAGTGCAGAAAACGGAAAAGTCAGCAGAACAGAAGAACCTGCGTATGTGGAATTTACCG containing:
- a CDS encoding U32 family peptidase: MSDNNQFCPPEVLSPVGDNEALLGAIKGGADAVYLGVGEFNARQGAKNFTVEDLESAVDLAHSHGVLVYLALNIPIKQKELQHTLEIVDRAYAVGVDAIILQDLGLLRLLKEIYPDLALHASTQMTIHNKEGVDFATELGANRVIVSRELTTAEVKDIVEHSKVGIEVFVHGALCYSYSGKCLFSSFLHDRSANRGACAQPCRRRYSFLVNGREIDERHIGGSYPISCAELSTLTGLEEIVKTGVVSLKIEGRMKKPEYVTASAAAYKAAVDAICNPGANPTKEELEAREAELAKLFYRGFTRGFILGEKDVSHPKYSSNYGAFLGKVLDLSRSKGNTKLTVRLEENIRVKDGISVFTRERMLGSAVTGIITISGEHVKSALKGEKVGLEISSKTGRAVQRGDELYLTTDTQLLDTLQKTKLKALPVSLKAKARKGERFTVEIGAENKKSAENGKVSRTEEPAYVEFTDDYIVQEAEKAPTTVDQIKKAMESLGDTPFEAASIEIETDENIFIPVGVLKNTRRKAVELLLEKILKSKKKEQKHPDLAAFNSLCSLESDSESEIEADMKRKGEGSKGTRGTALKKAFLSVEVQKISSLIQAAEAGADIAYIPVSLFEELMSPKNEEKLEDLKAEKIELVFRVPRITHDIELTELKPILEKIRDSGFTIACSSLGASRLAKELSIPFVAQKDLNIFNAFTASTFFQAGAYRATLSSELNLSEMKNVCEALQACENPGQTEILVYGRELMLITENDLLKPLVDRRILRKESEVLLVDQNGSEFPVKSFGTRTLIYNSKVLDMLKYVKNMKGYGVDVLRLDLSLNTGAEVREITEAYKQALAGKEARLKSARGVEYTTGHYFKGV
- a CDS encoding alpha/beta fold hydrolase — translated: MNPKTILPFILIFTILFSGCTDFYGEKPSKEFTEFSLDSSPVKYVSVNGIELGYREFGSGEPLLLIMGFGGKMDTWNKTFVWELAQDYRVITFDNRGVGYSSDSGENYSLELFASDTAGLLDALEISKANVFGTSMGASIAQELAINYPEKVDKLIFSSAFYSVNAPEASLLKTMFEYFAGNSAMSPLIREQADANLRWNGTYERLPEIKGRTLLLVGTEDEYTPPGISLAMAEQIPEAELIVFERVKHSGERYFPEKYSREILNFLKKRT
- the ppcA gene encoding phosphoenolpyruvate carboxylase encodes the protein MSRKSTYPKVMCTQHPDSASRYISTQEEPGEAIEAAVVFGCDEYMPDYEGKATPYHQNVQIVSRLIEETDLVPGKDVFITPRAPSAVQENRFRQLMVMMSIAEANHGALEYSDVQAINEFVHPMTGTVREILDAQQHMVDVSELAKKEFGFAMEVPRIIPLIEDAPALLHAKELTENTLLAWKERFGTVPEKFRVFLGKSDSALSFGHVASTLSCKYAINGLSELNFELETETGIVFGAGTLPFRGHLDLKNAENFFREYRGIGTITLQSALRYSHEKGDAEALVDLAKEKLPEIPELFSAEEKEELVNLIGIFGTRYSLIIRELASTINRLSDLLPQQRDRLMHRGSGGYSRSAPDISGIVSLCRTDIGKELLASMPAEDLHLPRAIKFTGALYSIGLPPEFIGTGAALNEAREKLGDEACERLLTKYFPSLVSDLNFATGYLDLNVASRFLSGACFKEVSKDIEILHETLGLETHPEPSYRILLEMMQPELLQAGTSGNCMDEEVSQLVCSTLTKMGKIRKALG